A stretch of the Argentina anserina chromosome 6, drPotAnse1.1, whole genome shotgun sequence genome encodes the following:
- the LOC126797697 gene encoding pentatricopeptide repeat-containing protein At1g62914, mitochondrial-like, whose protein sequence is MFKSCLVESACLRNSVCFVRVYSAAAASALLLEDHVFVKHPLPFEAFAVQEIRGLGKRFSTQRKKKLYPFVVRVLKTLNWEVAKGARFSKTVKEHGFSHSLNAFRIILHEFALVGMQMEVQALLTQVVCYYREAKHDAFTLFPYLLDSPQSGVRSLVVFDALMMAFSDNSMLENAVDVFLKIRKMGREPHIRSCNILLKCLAEANKLECLRSLFECLKNSGPSPNVDTYTVMMNFFCKGYPLQNLDISQATDILQDMVQRGNHPTAVIYSKYIHGLCKAGYVEFALNFIRNMQHRDQPLNSYCYNAILRGLCQKGEMYEALKVLGEMKSYGMVPDVYCYTILIDGFCKEGDIEKALDLFEEMELCKIKPSLVSYSSLIYGLCKLGLIDHMLHIYRNLEAAGVCPDTITCTLIVDGYCREGHLEEALSFIYELYHQGISPNSYTYNAVLNNLCKQGKPQKAWELFPHMFRRNILPEVANYNTVIHGFGNVSNSKKAYMVYRGMLKAGLMPNTVTYTILINMFCRRGKICEAYNMFREMSHRGLVADVISYTSLIAGFCRMGDTKKAWVLFKEMLSKNHLPNAITYTCLIDGFCKSSRMDYASFLFEEMKNKNVTPDVVTYTVLITGYCRLRNVDRAIELFDEMKHSGICGVDMVNEALGFFYTKDRSTYKRLESCGNDVSR, encoded by the coding sequence ATGTTCAAATCATGTTTGGTTGAATCGGCATGTCTCCGAAATTCTGTCTGTTTTGTCAGAGTGTATTCTGCCGCTGCTGCTTCTGCATTGTTGCTGGAGGACCATGTGTTTGTCAAACATCCATTACCCTTTGAGGCTTTTGCAGTTCAGGAAATTAGAGGTTTGGGTAAAAGGTTTTCTActcagagaaagaaaaaattgtaTCCTTTTGTTGTCAGAGTGTTGAAAACTTTGAATTGGGAGGTTGCAAAGGGAGCAAGGTTCTCCAAGACCGTGAAAGAGCATGGCTTTTCTCATTCTTTAAATGCCTTTCGGATTATTCTTCATGAATTTGCATTGGTGGGAATGCAAATGGAAGTGCAGGCTTTGCTTACACAAGTTGTATGCTATTATCGAGAAGCTAAGCATGATGCGTTTACTCTGTTCCCATATTTATTGGATTCACCTCAGAGTGGGGTGAGATCACTTGTTGTATTTGATGCACTAATGATGGCTTTTTCTGACAACTCAATGCTTGAGAATGCTGTGGATGTGTTTCTGAAGATCAGAAAGATGGGTCGTGAGCCACACATACGGTCTTGTAATATCCTGCTCAAGTGTTTGGCAGAGGCAAACAAACTGGAATGTCTTAGAAgcttatttgaatgtttgaaaaACTCTGGGCCATCTCCTAATGTTGACACTTACACAgttatgatgaactttttcTGTAAAGGATATCCACTTCAGAATTTGGATATCAGTCAAGCAACTGACATTCTTCAAGACATGGTGCAGAGAGGGAACCACCCAACTGCAGTGATATATTCAAAGTACATTCATGGTCTTTGTAAAGCTGGATATGTGGAGTTTGCTTTGAATTTCATCCGAAACATGCAGCACAGAGACCAACCCCTCAATAGTTATTGTTATAATGCTATTCTCCGTGGGCTTTGCCAAAAAGGGGAAATGTATGAAGCTCTAAAAGTGTTGGGCGAAATGAAGAGCTATGGGATGGTGCCAGATGTCTATTGCTACACCATATTGATAGATGGATTTTGCAAGGAAGGGGATATAGAGAAAGCTCTTGATCTGTTTGAGGAAATGGAGCtttgtaaaataaaaccttCTTTGGTTAGCTATAGTTCACTCATATATGGTCTTTGCAAACTTGGATTGATAGATCATATGCTACATATATATCGTAATCTGGAGGCTGCCGGTGTGTGCCCTGATACTATCACATGCACTCTCATTGTTGATGGGTATTGCAGGGAAGGGCACTTGGAGGAAGCCTTGAGCTTTATCTACGAGCTGTATCATCAAGGCATAAGCCCTAACTCGTATACTTATAATGCAGTCCTCAACAATTTGTGCAAGCAAGGAAAACCACAAAAAGCATGGGAACTATTCCCTCACATGTTTAGAAGGAATATACTCCCAGAAGTTGCAAATTACAATACTGTTATACATGGTTTCGGAAATgtgtcaaattcaaagaaggcTTACATGGTGTACAGAGGAATGCTCAAAGCTGGTCTCATGCCCAATACTGTCACATATACCATCCTTATCAATATGTTCTGCCGTAGAGGCAAAATATGTGAAGCTTATAACATGTTCAGGGAAATGAGTCATAGGGGTTTAGTCGCAGATGTGATTTCATATACGTCTCTGATTGCTGGATTTTGTAGAATGGGAGACACGAAGAAGGCATGGGTATTGTTCAAAGAAATGTTGAGCAAAAACCACTTACCCAATGCCATCACCTATACGTGTTTAATAGATGGTTTTTGCAAGTCTTCTCGCATGGATTATGCCAGTTTCTTGTTTGAGGAAATGAAGAATAAAAATGTTACCCCTGATGTGGTGACTTACACTGTTCTCATCACTGGGTACTGTAGGCTCCGCAATGTTGACAGAGCAATTGAGTTATTTGATGAAATGAAGCACAGCGGTATTTGTGGGGTTGATATGGTCAATGAAGCTTTGGGGTTTTTTTACACTAAAGACAGGTCAACTTACAAAAGATTAGAAAGCTGCGGAAATGATGTTTCAAGATGA